One genomic region from Chlamydia poikilotherma encodes:
- the rpsC gene encoding 30S ribosomal protein S3, with amino-acid sequence MGQKGCPIGFRTGVTKKWRSLWYGNNQEFGKFLIEDVKIREHLRKKPSCQGAAGFVVRRMSGKIEVTIQTARPGLVIGKKGAEVDLLKEELRKLTGKEVWVEIAEIKRPELNAKLVADNIARQIERRVSFRRAMKKAMQSVMDAGAIGVKIQVSGRLAGAEIARSEWYKNGRVPLHTLRADIDYATASAETTYGIIGVKVWINLGEKTSTANATAGAAAPAAQ; translated from the coding sequence ATGGGTCAGAAAGGATGTCCAATCGGTTTTCGTACAGGTGTCACTAAAAAATGGCGCTCCCTATGGTATGGAAACAACCAAGAATTTGGTAAATTTCTTATTGAAGATGTTAAAATTCGAGAACATTTAAGAAAAAAACCTTCTTGTCAAGGGGCTGCGGGCTTTGTTGTGAGACGTATGAGTGGTAAGATTGAGGTTACAATTCAAACCGCTCGCCCAGGATTAGTTATCGGAAAGAAAGGAGCAGAGGTAGATCTTTTAAAAGAAGAACTAAGAAAGCTTACTGGTAAAGAAGTTTGGGTAGAAATAGCAGAAATTAAACGCCCCGAATTGAATGCAAAATTAGTGGCAGACAATATTGCTAGACAAATTGAACGCCGAGTTTCTTTTAGACGTGCCATGAAAAAGGCTATGCAATCTGTTATGGATGCCGGAGCTATCGGTGTTAAAATACAGGTGTCTGGAAGATTGGCAGGTGCTGAGATTGCCCGTTCTGAATGGTATAAAAATGGTCGTGTTCCTCTGCATACATTGAGAGCTGATATTGATTACGCCACAGCATCCGCAGAGACTACTTATGGAATTATCGGCGTAAAAGTCTGGATTAATCTTGGAGAAAAAACCTCTACGGCTAATGCTACTGCTGGCGCTGCGGCTCCAGCTGCACAATAG